A part of Paraliobacillus zengyii genomic DNA contains:
- a CDS encoding GNAT family N-acetyltransferase, protein MRQLPEWFGIEEAIVKYENEVISTDFYVYYLSDKPVGFISVKPINKYTSEIYVMGILTEYQNRGIGKKLLETVEESLIKNNIKFFMVKTLGDSHPDKNYKSTREFYYKTGFYPLEEINEIWGEENPCLIMVKNL, encoded by the coding sequence CTGAGGCAACTACCAGAATGGTTTGGTATTGAAGAAGCTATTGTCAAATACGAAAATGAAGTAATAAGTACAGATTTTTATGTTTATTACCTCTCAGATAAACCAGTCGGATTTATAAGCGTCAAACCTATTAATAAGTACACTTCAGAGATATACGTAATGGGAATCTTAACAGAGTATCAAAATCGAGGTATTGGAAAAAAGTTGTTAGAAACTGTAGAAGAAAGTTTAATTAAGAATAATATTAAATTCTTTATGGTCAAGACTTTAGGTGACTCACATCCAGACAAAAATTATAAGAGTACAAGAGAATTCTATTATAAAACTGGTTTTTATCCATTAGAAGAAATCAATGAAATTTGGGGTGAAGAAAACCCATGTTTGATTATGGTTAAAAATTTATAG
- a CDS encoding VOC family protein, with amino-acid sequence MKNLLIESHCIFPTQDIIKTANFYEQKMGFKVVHYLKANEPHICLYRDATEIILIKTNGQKVIPNRDLYGYGYDAYFITKNQEELQEELVSSNVKIVNSLTNTDYNNKEFVVEDIDGRWIAFGIKVG; translated from the coding sequence ATGAAGAACCTTTTAATAGAGTCACACTGTATATTTCCAACACAGGATATAATAAAAACCGCAAATTTTTATGAACAGAAAATGGGATTTAAGGTTGTTCACTATTTGAAAGCGAATGAACCCCATATTTGTTTGTATCGTGATGCAACAGAGATAATCTTAATCAAAACTAATGGACAAAAGGTAATTCCAAATAGAGACTTATATGGATATGGGTATGATGCTTACTTTATTACAAAAAATCAAGAAGAACTTCAAGAAGAACTGGTTAGTTCTAATGTTAAGATAGTCAATTCCTTAACTAATACAGATTACAATAATAAAGAATTCGTAGTTGAAGATATAGACGGAAGATGGATTGCTTTTGGAATTAAAGTTGGTTGA
- a CDS encoding aminoglycoside 6-adenylyltransferase, with amino-acid sequence MRSEKEMFDLILKVAEQDERIRAVYMNGSRTNPNVPKDIFQDYDIVFVVTETASFIEDANWIKIFGDLIMLQEPDKMDKRFGFDRNFESSYGYLMLLTDGSRIDLHIKTKDSMINGYVSDKLTVPLLDKDNLLPIIPPPTDIDYQVKKPSESMFVSCTNNFWWCLQNVAKGIWRDELPYAKLMFEYTTRASLDEMVSWWIGTRYNFQVSTGKMGKYFKNYLPEPYLEMYVNTYSDSNYKNFWDSIILTCELFRTLAVDVADNLSFTYPIDDDKNMTKFLKHVRYLPSDAKDIL; translated from the coding sequence GTGAGAAGTGAAAAAGAGATGTTTGATTTAATATTAAAGGTAGCAGAACAGGATGAACGAATCCGAGCAGTATATATGAACGGTTCCAGAACTAACCCTAATGTTCCGAAAGATATTTTTCAAGATTATGATATTGTATTTGTAGTGACGGAAACAGCATCTTTTATAGAAGATGCAAATTGGATTAAGATTTTCGGGGATTTAATAATGCTTCAAGAACCTGACAAAATGGATAAGCGATTTGGGTTTGATAGGAATTTTGAAAGTTCATATGGATATTTAATGCTTCTTACTGACGGAAGTCGAATTGACCTTCATATCAAAACAAAAGATTCAATGATTAATGGTTATGTCAGTGATAAACTTACGGTTCCATTATTAGATAAGGACAACCTTTTACCAATCATTCCTCCGCCTACAGATATTGACTATCAAGTGAAAAAGCCTTCGGAATCAATGTTTGTGAGTTGTACTAATAATTTTTGGTGGTGTTTACAAAACGTTGCAAAAGGAATTTGGCGAGACGAATTGCCATATGCAAAATTAATGTTTGAATATACCACGAGGGCATCACTTGATGAAATGGTATCATGGTGGATTGGAACAAGATATAACTTTCAAGTCTCAACAGGTAAGATGGGAAAATATTTTAAAAATTATCTTCCAGAACCATATTTGGAGATGTATGTAAATACTTATTCTGATAGTAACTATAAGAATTTTTGGGATTCCATAATTCTCACATGTGAGTTGTTTAGAACTTTAGCAGTGGATGTTGCAGATAACCTATCATTCACATATCCAATTGATGATGATAAGAATATGACGAAATTCCTTAAACATGTAAGATATTTGCCTTCTGATGCAAAAGACATTTTATAA
- a CDS encoding DUF3977 family protein, which yields MKFIEFGIGNKWLVRTETELEDGTEYEEKGIKGPINFFSLYLRIWIGTTVVILDLKEGIKRQKKNRKAFKAIFGIVSC from the coding sequence TTGAAATTCATTGAATTTGGAATAGGAAACAAGTGGTTAGTTAGGACTGAAACAGAATTAGAAGATGGCACGGAATATGAGGAGAAAGGAATAAAAGGTCCAATAAATTTCTTCTCCTTGTATTTAAGAATTTGGATTGGTACAACCGTTGTAATATTAGATTTAAAAGAAGGTATTAAAAGACAAAAGAAAAACCGTAAAGCATTTAAAGCTATATTTGGTATAGTCAGTTGTTAA
- a CDS encoding alpha/beta fold hydrolase yields MGCSFDEWYNITQALGETNRVVMFHRPGLGESEISNEVRNTEAVVEELNDLLSVLGVIEQIILVDHSYGGLCVQHFVKSYPKKVAGIVLVDSTSVDLEELDTLDLPVLDEDETDKIWLEKCKTYASMEQEQLRGIVNPTLSEKLNLVPKEIKQRLLDFQVRPSLYKAMYSEISNWKQDAKVIKSLETTLHVPLIVIGRDKEFSIKMEAQSGLPEEKLRIFEEKWQELIIKQGKISNNSIIVFARSSSHSIHIDRPDIFIQSVSDIVNKCT; encoded by the coding sequence ATGGGCTGCTCCTTTGATGAGTGGTACAACATTACACAGGCTTTAGGTGAAACAAATAGAGTGGTTATGTTTCATCGACCTGGACTTGGAGAAAGTGAAATTAGTAATGAAGTTCGTAATACCGAGGCTGTTGTTGAAGAATTGAATGATTTACTGTCAGTTCTTGGAGTTATCGAGCAAATTATATTGGTTGATCATTCATATGGTGGGCTGTGTGTACAACATTTTGTTAAAAGTTATCCTAAAAAAGTTGCAGGAATCGTATTAGTGGATTCAACTTCTGTGGATTTAGAGGAATTAGACACGTTAGATTTACCTGTATTGGATGAAGATGAGACTGATAAAATTTGGTTAGAGAAATGTAAAACATATGCTTCAATGGAACAAGAACAATTAAGGGGAATAGTAAATCCTACTCTTTCTGAAAAGCTAAATTTAGTTCCTAAAGAGATTAAACAACGATTATTAGATTTTCAAGTAAGACCTTCTTTATACAAAGCAATGTATTCTGAAATAAGTAATTGGAAACAAGATGCCAAGGTGATTAAGTCCTTAGAAACAACTCTTCATGTACCACTTATTGTTATAGGGAGAGATAAAGAGTTTAGCATTAAGATGGAAGCTCAAAGTGGTTTACCAGAAGAAAAACTACGGATCTTTGAAGAAAAATGGCAAGAACTCATTATAAAACAAGGAAAAATCTCTAACAATAGCATTATTGTATTCGCACGAAGCTCAAGCCATTCTATACATATTGATAGACCAGACATCTTTATTCAATCAGTTTCTGATATTGTGAATAAATGTACTTGA
- a CDS encoding RDD family protein yields MDINNPAGFGNRFVARILDLIIIFIVTGFISLLIYGEFYNDTNFRPIDILGFIYALIIPVFWYGYTLGRRMAGNRIVRVDGEKVGIGTMILRDIVAGIAYILTLGIGLIVSAFMVGLREDKRAIHDFIAQTYVTTNPPNKGG; encoded by the coding sequence ATGGATATTAATAATCCAGCAGGTTTTGGGAATAGGTTTGTAGCAAGAATATTAGATTTAATTATTATATTTATAGTGACAGGGTTCATCTCGCTACTTATATATGGAGAATTTTATAATGATACTAATTTTCGTCCGATTGATATATTAGGATTCATCTATGCCCTGATAATACCTGTTTTCTGGTATGGATACACATTAGGTAGAAGAATGGCAGGAAATCGCATTGTCAGAGTCGATGGGGAAAAAGTTGGAATTGGCACAATGATATTAAGGGATATAGTTGCAGGAATAGCCTATATTCTAACATTAGGAATAGGATTGATTGTAAGTGCCTTTATGGTAGGGCTAAGAGAAGATAAACGTGCAATTCACGACTTTATTGCACAAACGTATGTTACAACAAACCCACCAAATAAAGGGGGCTAA
- a CDS encoding DUF4181 domain-containing protein, which yields MGYLIIFVIIIIYIFINRAIKKRLTISRRGFRWIQHENKLFATIFYCGIIVYLSIPFIFPNANLFILMPIAFALFDVLMSIEQFLYKKEEKLYYYSLLDTFTWLSLGVVAYIFFS from the coding sequence ATGGGATATTTAATTATATTCGTTATCATAATTATTTATATATTTATAAATAGAGCAATTAAGAAAAGGTTAACTATATCCAGAAGAGGTTTTAGATGGATTCAGCATGAGAATAAATTATTCGCTACGATTTTCTATTGTGGTATTATCGTTTATCTTTCTATTCCATTTATATTTCCTAATGCAAACCTTTTTATCCTAATGCCCATTGCTTTTGCATTATTTGACGTTTTGATGAGCATAGAACAATTTTTATACAAGAAAGAGGAAAAGTTATACTACTATTCATTACTAGATACATTTACTTGGCTTAGTTTAGGTGTTGTTGCTTATATCTTCTTCAGCTAA
- a CDS encoding NUDIX hydrolase, with amino-acid sequence MRKLIGTQPLFVAGATVVVFNKKGETLLQQRSDINKWGFPGGVMEYGESLEETAIRELYEETGLKAKDIEFVDILSGEKECFKYPNGDEIFGVNAVYTTSNVSGELSINDGESTDLKFFALNKLPFNLIEKTQYIIKIHFSQNELFFNKSEQ; translated from the coding sequence ATGCGAAAACTTATTGGAACGCAGCCTCTCTTTGTAGCTGGAGCAACAGTTGTTGTTTTTAACAAAAAAGGAGAAACTTTACTCCAACAGCGTTCTGATATTAACAAATGGGGATTTCCTGGAGGTGTTATGGAGTATGGAGAAAGTTTAGAGGAAACGGCTATAAGAGAACTATATGAAGAGACTGGCTTAAAGGCTAAAGACATAGAATTTGTTGATATTTTGTCTGGAGAAAAAGAATGCTTCAAATACCCTAATGGTGATGAAATATTTGGAGTAAATGCTGTTTACACAACCTCTAATGTAAGTGGCGAATTATCTATAAATGATGGAGAGAGCACAGATTTGAAGTTTTTCGCACTAAATAAACTCCCTTTCAATTTAATTGAGAAAACACAGTATATAATTAAAATACACTTTTCACAAAATGAGTTATTCTTCAACAAATCAGAGCAATAG
- a CDS encoding DUF805 domain-containing protein, whose amino-acid sequence MEWYVKVIKKYAEFSGRSRRTEYWIFTLFNTIIGIILTSLQSISELFVVLTVLYSLFVLIPGIAVTVRRLHDIGRSGFWILISFIPIIGSIILFVFTLLDSEQGENRYGPNPKFE is encoded by the coding sequence ATGGAATGGTATGTAAAAGTAATAAAAAAGTATGCAGAGTTTAGTGGGAGATCAAGACGGACAGAATACTGGATTTTTACATTATTCAATACAATTATTGGAATTATCCTTACAAGTTTACAATCAATCAGTGAATTATTTGTTGTCTTAACCGTGTTATATTCTCTATTTGTTTTAATACCAGGTATAGCAGTTACCGTGCGTAGACTTCATGACATTGGTAGAAGCGGTTTTTGGATTTTGATTAGCTTTATCCCGATTATTGGTTCTATTATCTTATTTGTATTCACTTTACTAGATAGTGAACAAGGCGAGAATAGATACGGACCCAATCCTAAATTTGAATAA
- a CDS encoding GntR family transcriptional regulator — protein MNVKLNNRDPVYLQIVRYFKEKIAIGEFEPGDEIPSRRELAGRMKINPNTAQRAYKEMEEQGLIYTEKNLPSKITTDQKTLGMVREELLVEAVDTFVTSVRAINVPVDELLDLVKSKYTDDEEA, from the coding sequence ATGAATGTGAAGCTGAATAATCGTGATCCAGTCTATTTACAAATTGTTCGGTATTTTAAAGAGAAAATTGCAATTGGTGAATTCGAACCTGGTGATGAAATACCATCAAGACGCGAGTTGGCTGGTCGGATGAAAATTAATCCCAATACCGCACAACGAGCGTATAAGGAAATGGAGGAACAGGGATTGATTTATACGGAAAAGAATCTTCCAAGTAAAATCACGACAGACCAAAAGACACTAGGTATGGTGAGAGAAGAATTGCTGGTGGAAGCTGTGGATACGTTTGTAACATCGGTTCGAGCGATTAATGTTCCAGTAGATGAATTACTTGATCTGGTTAAATCTAAGTACACGGATGATGAGGAGGCGTAA
- a CDS encoding ABC transporter ATP-binding protein, with protein MIEVKGIEKKYGRKKILKDVSFTANKGEITCLIGINGVGKTTILNAIMALTPINKGQILIDGEPLDKNSFEKITFIPDAITMLPHMTIAETMDFMNDFYTSWNQDRATELLGFFRLNKEERISTLSKGNTAKVNLLLGLALDVDYVLMDEPFSGIDMFSREEIANVFTSHLIEGRGVIITTHEVGDIEHLIDKVVLLDNGCVTKEFNAEEAREDEGKSVIDVMREVYQR; from the coding sequence ATGATTGAAGTTAAAGGGATCGAGAAGAAGTATGGGAGAAAGAAAATATTAAAAGACGTGTCTTTTACAGCGAACAAGGGTGAAATTACGTGTTTGATTGGAATAAATGGAGTAGGAAAAACAACGATTTTAAATGCAATTATGGCGCTAACACCTATTAACAAAGGGCAGATTTTAATTGACGGAGAACCGCTAGATAAAAACTCCTTTGAGAAAATCACCTTTATTCCAGATGCAATTACAATGCTTCCGCATATGACGATTGCAGAGACAATGGATTTTATGAATGACTTTTATACATCTTGGAATCAAGATCGTGCAACGGAATTACTAGGTTTTTTTCGACTAAATAAAGAAGAGAGAATTTCAACCTTATCCAAAGGAAACACAGCAAAAGTTAATCTGTTACTCGGTTTAGCGCTTGATGTCGACTATGTATTAATGGACGAACCATTTTCCGGTATTGACATGTTCAGTCGAGAAGAAATTGCCAATGTTTTCACGAGTCATTTAATTGAGGGACGCGGGGTTATCATTACGACACATGAAGTAGGGGATATTGAACATTTAATCGATAAAGTTGTCTTACTGGATAACGGCTGTGTCACAAAGGAATTTAATGCGGAAGAAGCACGTGAAGACGAAGGGAAATCTGTCATTGATGTGATGAGAGAGGTGTATCAAAGATGA
- a CDS encoding RNA polymerase sigma factor codes for MKTIVNHSYFLGSVDQHMTEKKINELYVEYKNRVYRLALSYVKDSYLAEDLSHEILVKCYIKREKFKGDCSFHSWINKVASNHCIDFLRKNYRHQDLLQENLELFTSDVICSPESEAITNCDHEEIRNNLRQLSSKYREVIVLYYFKQLSLKEIADQLNLNLSTVKTRLFRAKKMLKDMY; via the coding sequence ATGAAAACAATAGTAAATCACTCCTACTTTCTAGGAAGTGTTGATCAACATATGACGGAGAAAAAAATAAATGAGCTTTATGTAGAATATAAGAACAGGGTTTACAGACTGGCACTATCTTATGTAAAAGATAGCTATCTAGCAGAGGACCTTTCCCATGAAATTCTTGTTAAATGTTATATAAAACGCGAAAAATTCAAAGGAGATTGTTCTTTTCATTCTTGGATAAATAAAGTTGCAAGTAATCACTGCATTGACTTTTTGAGGAAAAATTATCGTCACCAGGATTTGCTTCAGGAGAACCTAGAGCTATTTACTAGTGATGTAATTTGTTCGCCTGAATCTGAAGCAATAACAAACTGTGATCATGAAGAAATTAGAAACAATCTAAGACAGCTATCCTCGAAATATAGGGAGGTTATTGTTCTCTATTACTTTAAACAATTATCGTTGAAAGAAATAGCTGATCAATTAAATTTAAATCTATCAACTGTAAAAACACGCTTGTTTAGAGCGAAGAAGATGTTGAAGGATATGTATTAA
- a CDS encoding alpha/beta fold hydrolase: MGKVTVGHENEIEIELHYEDVGAGKPVVLIHGWPLSGRSWEKQVPALVEAGYRVITYDRRGFGQSSQPWTGYDYDTLAADLNKLILQLDLQDVTLVGFSMGGGEVSRYIGTYGTDRLAKAVLAGAIPPFLHKNSDNPDGGFDDETIQGFLDGVKADRLAFLDTFMTNFFASGDRTDLVTEAFRLYNRDIAAFASPKGTLDCISAFSYTDFRGDLEKFNLPTLILHGEADAVVPVEISGQRAHDQIPGGQLVLIKDGPHGFNATHAEEFNHALVKFLNS, from the coding sequence ATGGGAAAGGTTACAGTTGGACATGAAAATGAAATTGAGATTGAGCTTCACTATGAGGATGTAGGAGCGGGTAAACCGGTTGTCTTGATTCATGGTTGGCCGCTCAGCGGAAGATCTTGGGAGAAGCAAGTGCCTGCATTGGTGGAAGCAGGTTATCGAGTAATTACTTATGATCGTCGAGGGTTCGGTCAATCCTCACAACCTTGGACTGGTTACGATTACGATACACTCGCAGCAGACTTGAATAAATTGATCTTACAACTGGACCTTCAAGATGTAACGCTGGTTGGTTTTTCTATGGGAGGCGGTGAAGTGTCGCGTTACATCGGCACTTATGGAACAGATCGTTTGGCAAAAGCGGTGTTAGCCGGCGCAATTCCTCCGTTTCTGCACAAAAATTCAGATAACCCGGATGGAGGATTCGATGATGAGACTATCCAAGGTTTTCTAGACGGGGTGAAAGCCGATCGATTGGCGTTTCTGGATACGTTTATGACAAACTTCTTCGCATCGGGGGATCGAACTGATTTGGTTACCGAAGCTTTCCGTCTGTATAATCGCGATATTGCCGCCTTCGCTTCACCGAAAGGCACACTTGATTGCATCTCAGCATTTAGCTATACAGATTTTCGTGGGGATTTGGAGAAATTCAACTTGCCAACGTTAATACTCCATGGTGAAGCCGATGCGGTTGTACCTGTTGAAATCAGCGGTCAGAGGGCACATGATCAGATTCCAGGCGGCCAGCTAGTACTAATTAAAGACGGGCCGCACGGATTTAACGCTACACATGCAGAAGAATTTAACCATGCATTGGTGAAATTCTTAAATTCCTAA
- the aspD gene encoding aspartate 4-decarboxylase has translation MDEPKKESQQLDKISPFELKDKLIDLAIGKKRITRTMLDAGRGNPNWIAATAREAFFALGQFAVIESRSVWNEGDLAGMPNRDGIAERISNYVNENQGIPGIPLLKEVIAYGINQKQFEADAWVYELVDGIIGDNYPNPDRMLVRTEQVVHDFLMKEMGGQDVSGTSFDLFAVEGATAAMCYIFETLYRNHLLSKGSKIAVMVPIFPPYIEIPELPNNDYHLVRIEASGVDDEGNHTWQYPEEELEKLKDKDIKALFLVNPSNPPSVSIKKESIEQIIQIVKQDNPNLMIISDDVYGTFVEGFRSLMMDLPYNTIGVYSFSKYFGVTGWRLGTVAINQTNVFDQLIKALPDEEREVLNKRYASLTSDPENLTFINRMVADSRDVAMNHTAGLSTPQQIQMAIFSIFAVLDTKNVYKQKTNDILHRRMHLLYEGLGLPKKDLPYEADYYTKIDLEIWCKHHYEEGFTDYLKKNYKPVDILYRLAEKSSIVLLGGEGFLAPAWSIRVSLANLNDEAYSRIGQELKNVLEDYVKEWKG, from the coding sequence ATGGATGAACCAAAGAAGGAAAGTCAGCAATTAGATAAAATAAGTCCGTTTGAATTGAAAGACAAGCTCATTGATCTAGCAATTGGAAAAAAGAGAATAACGAGAACGATGTTAGATGCGGGGCGTGGTAATCCGAATTGGATAGCAGCGACAGCTCGGGAAGCGTTTTTTGCACTTGGACAATTCGCTGTTATCGAATCAAGAAGCGTTTGGAATGAAGGCGATTTAGCTGGCATGCCAAATCGTGATGGAATTGCGGAACGAATTTCTAACTATGTGAATGAAAATCAGGGTATTCCAGGAATTCCATTGCTGAAAGAAGTTATTGCTTACGGAATTAATCAAAAACAGTTTGAGGCTGATGCATGGGTCTATGAATTAGTCGATGGCATTATAGGCGATAACTATCCAAATCCCGATCGAATGCTTGTTAGAACGGAACAGGTTGTCCATGATTTTTTAATGAAAGAAATGGGTGGGCAAGATGTGTCAGGGACTTCATTTGATTTATTTGCTGTAGAAGGTGCAACAGCAGCAATGTGTTATATCTTTGAGACGTTATATAGAAATCACTTACTCTCCAAGGGATCGAAAATAGCGGTGATGGTTCCCATTTTTCCACCGTACATAGAGATTCCAGAGCTCCCTAACAATGATTACCACCTTGTGCGAATAGAAGCAAGTGGTGTAGATGATGAAGGAAATCACACGTGGCAATACCCCGAGGAAGAATTAGAAAAGTTAAAAGATAAGGATATTAAAGCACTCTTTCTCGTTAATCCAAGCAATCCACCATCTGTTTCGATCAAAAAAGAATCAATCGAACAGATTATACAAATTGTGAAACAAGATAATCCCAACTTGATGATTATTTCCGATGATGTCTACGGGACTTTTGTTGAAGGATTTCGTTCATTAATGATGGATTTGCCTTACAATACAATTGGCGTATATTCTTTTTCAAAATATTTTGGTGTGACAGGTTGGCGGTTAGGAACTGTCGCCATCAATCAAACGAATGTGTTTGATCAATTAATTAAAGCGTTACCGGACGAAGAGAGGGAAGTTTTGAATAAAAGATATGCCTCGCTTACGTCGGATCCGGAAAACCTTACGTTTATCAATCGCATGGTAGCGGATAGTAGGGACGTCGCAATGAACCACACTGCTGGATTATCGACACCACAACAAATACAAATGGCGATTTTTTCAATTTTTGCGGTGCTTGATACGAAAAATGTATATAAACAAAAAACGAATGACATTTTACATCGCAGAATGCATTTATTATATGAAGGTCTTGGTTTGCCGAAGAAAGACTTACCATACGAGGCTGACTATTATACGAAGATTGATTTGGAAATCTGGTGTAAGCATCATTATGAAGAAGGGTTTACAGACTACCTTAAAAAGAACTACAAACCAGTAGACATATTATATCGCTTAGCCGAAAAGTCATCGATTGTATTATTAGGTGGCGAAGGATTCTTAGCACCAGCATGGTCAATCAGAGTGTCACTTGCTAATTTAAATGACGAAGCATATTCGCGTATTGGTCAAGAATTGAAAAATGTGCTAGAAGATTATGTGAAGGAATGGAAAGGATAG
- a CDS encoding M23 family metallopeptidase, producing the protein MIGKVISMHDNEASVSSNLSGHDVIGSLPFVGRWLVGSTPAKRVPSHGTDMFGVGYAIDFIAVDEQNRSSTSTSWRTHLGTESPEIFYAFGLPVVSPVSGKVVSIHNGEPDHEARRSVLTLIPYMLGQGKRIRKGPETIAGNYVIIAPDNSDVFIAIVHLQLNSLVVEKGQYISEGQHIANCGNSGNSTQPHIHIQAMNSTDFSITQGVPLYFRKFSQWNKGESVRKSRKNAFPDADTIVSPE; encoded by the coding sequence ATGATAGGAAAGGTGATTAGTATGCATGATAATGAAGCATCTGTGTCAAGTAATCTTAGTGGTCATGACGTGATTGGGTCTCTGCCTTTTGTGGGCAGATGGTTAGTTGGATCTACCCCAGCAAAGCGGGTGCCGAGTCATGGTACAGATATGTTTGGGGTAGGTTATGCTATTGACTTTATTGCAGTCGATGAACAGAATCGATCAAGTACATCCACAAGTTGGCGTACACATTTAGGGACCGAGTCTCCTGAAATATTCTATGCATTTGGTCTGCCGGTTGTCTCACCTGTTTCTGGAAAAGTAGTCAGCATTCATAATGGCGAACCCGATCATGAAGCACGGCGATCGGTTCTAACATTGATACCTTATATGTTGGGGCAAGGCAAGAGAATTCGTAAGGGACCGGAAACAATCGCTGGAAATTACGTAATAATTGCACCAGACAATTCTGATGTATTTATTGCCATTGTTCACCTACAGTTAAATTCACTTGTAGTGGAAAAAGGGCAGTATATATCAGAAGGACAACACATCGCTAATTGTGGCAATTCTGGAAACTCAACGCAACCACATATTCATATTCAAGCAATGAATAGTACAGACTTTTCTATTACGCAAGGTGTTCCGTTATACTTTCGCAAGTTTTCCCAGTGGAATAAAGGAGAAAGCGTACGAAAGTCTCGTAAGAACGCTTTCCCTGATGCTGATACTATTGTCAGTCCTGAGTAA
- a CDS encoding PH domain-containing protein, with the protein MGFMDGLLGNYSEVTIDELHSQYGEYLMLDEQIEMGFKLVRDTFIFTENRLILLDHQGVTGKKTRILSISIDAIFDVTLETGGTGFDDSELTVHYIVSPYYRANNVETSTYTFEFGKKFNVQPIYVALTTLAHENRTRINK; encoded by the coding sequence ATGGGTTTTATGGATGGTCTATTAGGTAATTACTCTGAGGTAACAATTGACGAACTACATAGTCAATACGGTGAGTATTTAATGCTTGATGAACAAATTGAAATGGGATTTAAGTTAGTTCGAGATACATTTATATTTACGGAAAACCGGTTAATCTTGCTTGATCACCAGGGTGTAACAGGAAAGAAAACACGAATCCTTTCTATTAGCATTGATGCTATTTTCGATGTGACATTGGAAACTGGTGGAACAGGCTTTGATGATAGTGAACTCACCGTTCACTACATTGTTTCACCTTATTATAGGGCGAACAATGTGGAGACAAGCACCTATACGTTTGAATTTGGTAAGAAATTTAACGTGCAACCAATTTATGTGGCGCTAACAACGCTCGCGCATGAAAACAGAACTAGAATTAATAAATAA